The Cellulomonas flavigena DSM 20109 DNA segment AGCCTGATCAACGCGTACGCCGCCTCGACGCGGCGTGTGCGTCTCGGCCAGATGTGCACCTGCATGGCGTACCGCAACCCCGCCTACCTGGCGAAGGTCGCCGCGACGGCCGACGTCATCTCGGGCGGCCGCGTCGAGATGGGCATCGGCGCCGGTTGGTACGAGCACGAGTGGCGCGCGTACGGCTACGGGTTCCCGCGTGCCGGCGAGCGCATCGCGATGCTCGACGAGGGCGTGCAGATCTTCAAGCAGCTGTGGAGCACCGGCACCGCGACGCTCGCCGGCGAGCACTACCAGGTCGACGGCGCGCAGCTGGCACCCCTCCCCCTGCAGCAGGACGGCCCGCCGCTGTGGATCGCGGGCGGCGGCGAGCGGAAGACGCTGCGCATCGCCGCGCAGCACGCGCACTACACCAACTTCGACGGCTCGCCCGAGGGCTTCGCGCACAAGTCCGAGATCCTGCGCGGGCACTGCGAGGCCGTCGGCCGCGACTTCGACGAGATCACGCGCTCGGCCAACTACAACGTCGTCATCGGCCGCACGCAGGCCGACGTCGACGCGCGCCTCGAGTGGATCCACGACCACCTGCGGCAGACGGTGCCCGACAGCGCCGACCGCGAGTTCGCTCAGTGGCCCCAGGGCCCGCTGGTCGGCACGCCGGAGCAGATCGTCGAGAAGCTGCAGGAGCTGAAGGGCCTCGGCATGACGTACGCGATCACGTACTTCCTGGAGGCCGCCTACGACCGCTCGGGCATCGAGCTGTTCGCGGACGAGGTCGTCCCCCACCTCCGCTGACCCACCCGGTCCGTGGGTGCGTGGGAGTGGTCCGGCCCCACCGACGGTGCCGGACCGCTCCCACGCACCACCCACCACCGGTGAGACGTCGATCCGGCCCCGCGGTCAGTCGCGCTCGGCGACCACCATGGCCGACGCGATCCCCGCGTCGTGCGAGATCGACAGGTGGAACCGGTCGACGCCGAGCTCGCGGGCGCGCGCGAGCACGGTGCCGGTCATCTCGACCACGGGCTGCGCACCGACCACCCGGCGCACGGTCGCGTCCTGCCAGCTCATCCCCGGCGGTGCACCCAGAGCCTTGGCGATCGCCTCCTTCGCGGCGAACCGCGCCGCGAGCGACGCGTCGGGCAGGTCGCGCTCGTCGGGCGTGAACAGCCGCGTGCGCAGCGCGGGCACGCGCTCGATCGTCGCCATGAAGCGGGCGACGTCGACGACGTCGATGCCGACGCCGACGATCACGCGGTACCGCCCGCGAGCGCGTGCGGCCCGCCGGCGGACCGGCGCGTCACTCGACCGTGACGGACTTCGCGAGGTTGCGCGGCTGGTCGACGTCCAGACCCTTGGCGTGCGCGAGCTCGGAGGCGAAGATCTGCAGCGGCACGACG contains these protein-coding regions:
- a CDS encoding LLM class F420-dependent oxidoreductase, with the protein product MRFGLFIPQGWRQDLTGIDAHDHWQVMNGLAQWADQGDAFESIWVYDHFHAVPEPNGEATHEAWSLINAYAASTRRVRLGQMCTCMAYRNPAYLAKVAATADVISGGRVEMGIGAGWYEHEWRAYGYGFPRAGERIAMLDEGVQIFKQLWSTGTATLAGEHYQVDGAQLAPLPLQQDGPPLWIAGGGERKTLRIAAQHAHYTNFDGSPEGFAHKSEILRGHCEAVGRDFDEITRSANYNVVIGRTQADVDARLEWIHDHLRQTVPDSADREFAQWPQGPLVGTPEQIVEKLQELKGLGMTYAITYFLEAAYDRSGIELFADEVVPHLR
- a CDS encoding holo-ACP synthase, with amino-acid sequence MIVGVGIDVVDVARFMATIERVPALRTRLFTPDERDLPDASLAARFAAKEAIAKALGAPPGMSWQDATVRRVVGAQPVVEMTGTVLARARELGVDRFHLSISHDAGIASAMVVAERD